One Salvelinus sp. IW2-2015 linkage group LG35, ASM291031v2, whole genome shotgun sequence DNA segment encodes these proteins:
- the LOC111959079 gene encoding serine/threonine-protein kinase Nek8, with protein sequence MAYSTSTLAAGCFGKIYREKYNDTWAAIKKVPQHLISRRDLERECQVYNKAIHPNIVKLLGNPTLKDSKWIIPMEFIFGEELETTIFKSQKSQIQLTPSIKATIITGMCEGLLYLHSKDIVHQDLKPDNIMVEHDTHRAVIIDMGLAKFFCNGLNSAMDLGNEAYSSPEVLQRRGQRDQRSDVWAMGKIIAELCARVRLHTPSVCPNKIQETLSLQGQQYCNAVCRMVQRDPTMRATMAGIMPEIQRAGVDGGGGNTGGQKRGHLLTPFPHTQVKTTLLRPQAPVQRSPSPSRFERNALPMPEVKTLVRAPVQAASPSRWERAALPKTELKFEVKTTLRPQPAQRSLSPSRWERAALPTPEVKNSPSPLSKVDQVTALVPSGITQPSQDAMKQLLYKEASRGLPCPLPMTGNVRIRRYEQRNGEMETWEQKEVVTERGRIVKFEDVMFNNKS encoded by the exons ATGGCGTATTCCACCAGCACTCTTGCTGCTGGCTGCTTTGGGAAGATATACAGGGAGAAGTACAATGACACCTGGGCTGCAATCAAGAAGGTGCCACAACACTTAATCAGTAGGAGAGACCTGGAGAGAGAGTGTCAAGTATACAA TAAGGCAATTCATCCTAACATAGTGAAGCTTCTGGGTAATCCAACACTCAAGGACTCTAAGTGGATCATCCCCATGGAGTTCATCTTTGGAGAGGAACTGGAGACAACCATCTTCAAATcacaaaaatctcaaatacaG TTGACTCCATCTATAAAGGCCACCATCATCACAGGCATGTGTGAAGGACTACTTTATCTACACAGCAAAGATATTGTCCATCAGGACCTCAAGCCTGACAACATCATG GTAGAGCATGACACTCACCGAGCTGTGATCATTGATATGGGACTGGCCAAATTCTTCTGCAATGGCCTAAATTCTGCTATGGATTTGGGCAACGAGGCCTACTCTTCCCCTGAGGTCCTGCAGAGGCGGGGCCAACGAGACCAGCGTTCGGACGTGTGGGCTATGGGTAAAATCATTGCTGAACTCTGTGCCAGAGTCAGGCTGCACACCCCCAGCGTCTGTCCAAATAAGATCCAGGAGACCCTCAGTCTCCAAGGCCAGCAGTACTGTAACGCTGTCTGTAGGATGGTGCAGAGAGACCCCACAATGCGAGCCACCATGGCCGGAATCATGCCGGAGATACAAAGGGCAGGGGTAGATGGCGGTGGCGGCAACACCGGGGGGCAAAAAAGAGGACATCTTCTGACACCCTTTCCTCACACTCAGGTAAAAACCACATTGCTACGTCCTCAAGCTCCTGTACAGCGTTCACCATCTCCATCGAGATTTGAGCGCAATGCTTTACCAATGCCTGAGGTCAAGACGCTAGTGCGAGCTCCTGTGCAAGCGGCTTCTCCATCGAGATGGGAGCGTGCAGCCTTGCCAAAGACTGAGTTGAAGTTTGAGGTCAAGACAACACTGAGACCACAACCCGCACAGCGGTCACTTTCCCCATCAAGATGGGAGCGGGCAGCCTTACCAACACCTGAGGTCAAGAACTCACCATCTCCCCTTTCAAAGGTAGACCAGGTTACTGCTCTGGTTCCATCAGGCATAACTCAACCCAGTCAAGATGCCATGAAACAGCTTCTCTACAAAGAGGCATCGAGGGGTCTCCCATGCCCACTCCCCATGACGGGAAATGTGCGAATCCGCCGCTATGAGCAAAGGAATGGGGAAATGGAGACTTGGGAACAAAAGGAGGTGGTGACTGAAAGAGGGAGGATAGTCAAGTTTGAGGATGTGATGTTTAACAACAAGTCGTAA